In a single window of the Dinghuibacter silviterrae genome:
- a CDS encoding YceI family protein: MTTWIIDPGHSELQFKVKHLAIANVTGRFRVFKGEVRCPEEGFDGAAVHVTLEAASIDTNNPQRDGHLASPDFLDAVLFPEIVFVGQLYAEKLTGELSIKDVGRSVSLDVEPAGVGIGRFGDTRAGFEVRGKIDRKDFGLTFNVLAEGGGLVLGDTIALNFDIELIKSH; the protein is encoded by the coding sequence ATGACAACATGGATCATTGACCCCGGACATTCGGAACTACAATTCAAAGTAAAACACCTCGCCATCGCCAACGTTACCGGAAGGTTCAGGGTATTTAAGGGTGAGGTTCGCTGCCCGGAGGAGGGCTTTGACGGCGCAGCGGTACATGTAACACTCGAAGCGGCCAGCATCGATACGAACAATCCTCAGCGGGACGGACACCTGGCATCCCCCGACTTCCTGGATGCGGTCCTCTTTCCCGAAATCGTTTTCGTTGGCCAATTGTATGCAGAAAAGCTTACGGGGGAACTGTCCATAAAAGACGTAGGACGGAGTGTCAGCCTTGACGTGGAGCCTGCCGGTGTGGGTATCGGGCGGTTCGGCGATACCCGTGCGGGCTTCGAGGTACGGGGCAAGATAGACCGGAAGGACTTCGGGCTTACCTTTAATGTGTTGGCGGAAGGCGGCGGATTGGTCCTCGGAGATACCATCGCCCTGAACTTTGATATTGAGTTGATAAAATCACACTAG
- a CDS encoding SusC/RagA family TonB-linked outer membrane protein, with the protein MRIVKLIGIIVLGTGLQASAGVFSQNISFSGRNVTLEKVFSIIHKQSGYFVFCDYSLIKEARRVNLDVRDASIQEVMTACLKDQPLSYEIVDKTIIIEPKKTAETQQVASLPPPVKIKGKITTDTGDPIPGVSIMIKGSNKGTVTNDNGEFELEGIDAGTTLVISSVGYERVEYKVSGRTSFTIRLKSKSATVNEIVVTALGISKEASKVGYSVSTVSGDQMTKARETNVALSLAGQVAGLNVHGANGGPASSARILLRGMPSMNSGGSPLFVINGVPIDNSQRGAAGEWGGSDNGDGISNVNPDDVESMTVLKGQAASALYGARASNGVILITTKKGRKGEATVEYNVNSVWDKAINNTDYQYEYGQGLEGAKPTTATGAQNSNRFSWGAKMDGSSITQYNGKTYAYSPFKNNLKDFYRTGPTLTNSLSVSGGSDKVTYRVSLSNMDNAGIVRNSGVNRKTVNLNLDGKVSDKLSVSLMANYIDQQDRNRPNLSDGPGNPNNFQFLAANVDERIFEPGYDSRGYEVVFSDDNYVTNPWFVVSKWINDVGRRRLISAVSAKYSFTSWLYLMGRIGYDLENDRYFTVTPTGTNYSFNSAGQSGQFNNLNTATIYELNEDALLGVNHKIVDGLNFDATLGANFRTNQGEQVGISGSQFVIPFLYTPSNVVSFGRSYEFAKKEVHSGFYSLDFSYKDFLSLGTTGRYDAYSTLPSNNRTIFTPSVSGSFLFSSLLHSKTLSYGKLRASYAQTSGEPFGGNFNYGAYQTSIYYSVGNGINGVSTGNFSSTLPNLLLKPFTKTETEIGTELKFLNNRLGADLAYYHQVTHHEIMNATVSNATGYSSSVVGSGSIQNDGVEVLLTARPFETNDFAWNITVNYTHVMNKILHTDELNNNVTQGTYRPLNATTAFVVGKAGPQVMAYDYSRDAKGNIIVDGSGLPVSNGKQIPFGSVLPTDYGGVRNNFTYKSWSLDFLVDYNYGNKILSATQYYTIYRGLNKMTLAGRETGITTGVTSGGSSNTVTATAQDYYQRLASISRVDVLNGDFIKLRQVTVGYTLSRKVLGNIPLFSQIQLSLVGRNLWTIMKHSDNIDPESNFATSVRYAGIEGTSLPATRTFGFNINCRFK; encoded by the coding sequence ATGAGAATCGTAAAACTAATCGGGATCATTGTTCTGGGCACCGGCTTACAGGCGAGCGCCGGCGTCTTTTCGCAGAACATTTCTTTTTCCGGGAGAAATGTGACCCTGGAAAAAGTATTTTCCATCATTCACAAACAGTCGGGGTATTTCGTCTTTTGCGATTACAGCCTGATCAAGGAAGCCAGGCGGGTGAACCTTGATGTACGGGATGCCTCGATACAGGAAGTGATGACGGCGTGCCTGAAGGACCAGCCGCTGAGCTATGAGATCGTGGACAAGACGATCATCATCGAGCCAAAGAAAACGGCCGAAACCCAGCAGGTAGCCTCTCTGCCTCCGCCGGTCAAGATCAAAGGAAAGATTACCACGGATACCGGAGATCCAATACCGGGGGTCTCCATCATGATAAAGGGTAGCAATAAGGGTACTGTAACCAACGACAACGGCGAGTTCGAGCTCGAAGGCATCGACGCCGGGACCACCCTGGTGATCAGCTCTGTCGGCTATGAGCGGGTGGAGTATAAGGTCTCGGGACGGACCTCCTTCACCATCCGCCTGAAATCAAAATCGGCAACCGTGAATGAAATCGTGGTGACGGCCCTGGGCATTTCGAAGGAGGCCAGCAAAGTCGGTTATTCCGTATCGACGGTTTCCGGGGACCAGATGACCAAGGCGCGCGAGACAAACGTGGCCTTGTCGCTCGCCGGCCAGGTAGCGGGGTTAAACGTCCACGGCGCCAACGGCGGTCCCGCCAGTTCCGCCCGTATCCTTTTGAGGGGTATGCCCAGCATGAACTCCGGCGGTTCTCCCCTGTTCGTCATCAATGGTGTTCCGATCGACAACAGCCAGCGCGGCGCCGCCGGCGAATGGGGCGGCAGCGATAACGGGGACGGCATCAGCAACGTCAATCCCGACGACGTCGAGTCCATGACGGTACTGAAGGGGCAGGCTGCTTCCGCACTGTACGGTGCCCGTGCCTCAAACGGTGTCATCCTGATCACCACCAAAAAAGGCAGAAAGGGTGAAGCCACCGTGGAATACAACGTCAACAGCGTTTGGGACAAGGCCATCAACAATACGGACTACCAGTATGAATATGGACAGGGTCTGGAAGGCGCCAAGCCCACGACCGCTACCGGTGCCCAAAACAGCAACCGGTTCAGCTGGGGGGCAAAGATGGATGGGTCGTCCATTACCCAATACAACGGGAAGACGTACGCCTATTCCCCCTTCAAAAACAACCTGAAGGATTTTTACCGCACCGGGCCGACCCTGACCAATTCGTTGTCGGTCAGCGGAGGGAGCGATAAGGTGACCTATCGCGTGTCGCTGTCCAACATGGACAACGCCGGTATCGTCCGCAACAGCGGGGTCAACCGGAAGACGGTCAACCTGAACCTGGATGGGAAAGTATCGGATAAACTGAGCGTATCGCTAATGGCCAACTATATCGACCAGCAAGACCGTAACCGGCCGAACCTGAGCGATGGGCCCGGGAACCCGAACAACTTCCAGTTCCTCGCGGCCAACGTGGACGAACGGATCTTCGAGCCGGGCTATGACTCCAGGGGATACGAGGTGGTGTTTAGCGACGACAACTACGTCACCAACCCCTGGTTCGTGGTCAGCAAATGGATCAACGACGTAGGCCGCCGGAGGCTCATTTCCGCAGTCTCGGCCAAATACAGTTTCACGAGCTGGTTGTACCTGATGGGCCGGATCGGCTATGACCTGGAAAACGACAGGTATTTTACGGTCACGCCTACCGGCACGAACTATTCTTTTAATAGTGCTGGTCAGTCGGGTCAGTTCAACAACCTGAATACCGCCACGATCTATGAGCTGAACGAAGACGCACTCTTGGGTGTCAACCACAAGATCGTCGACGGCCTCAATTTTGACGCAACCCTGGGGGCCAACTTCCGCACCAACCAGGGCGAGCAGGTAGGGATCAGCGGCAGCCAGTTTGTCATTCCTTTTCTGTACACCCCTTCCAACGTCGTGAGCTTTGGCCGGAGCTACGAGTTTGCCAAAAAGGAAGTCCACTCCGGTTTTTACAGCCTGGACTTCTCCTACAAGGATTTCCTCTCCCTGGGAACGACCGGCCGGTATGACGCTTATTCGACGCTACCGAGCAACAACCGGACGATCTTTACGCCTTCGGTGTCGGGTAGCTTCCTGTTCTCCAGCCTGCTACACAGCAAGACCCTCAGCTACGGAAAGCTGCGTGCGTCTTATGCCCAGACCAGCGGCGAGCCCTTCGGCGGCAACTTTAACTATGGCGCCTATCAGACCTCGATCTACTACAGCGTCGGAAACGGGATCAACGGTGTTTCCACGGGCAACTTCAGTTCCACGCTGCCCAACCTTCTCCTGAAGCCATTCACGAAGACGGAGACGGAAATCGGCACCGAATTGAAATTCCTGAACAACCGGCTGGGGGCGGACCTTGCCTACTATCACCAGGTTACCCACCATGAGATCATGAACGCCACGGTCAGCAACGCCACTGGGTACTCCAGTTCGGTGGTCGGTTCCGGGTCGATTCAGAACGATGGTGTAGAGGTCCTGTTGACCGCCAGGCCCTTCGAGACGAATGACTTTGCCTGGAATATCACGGTGAACTACACACACGTGATGAACAAGATCCTGCACACGGATGAATTAAACAACAATGTGACCCAGGGAACGTATCGTCCCTTGAACGCCACCACGGCTTTTGTGGTCGGCAAAGCAGGACCGCAGGTGATGGCCTACGATTACTCCCGCGACGCCAAGGGGAATATCATCGTGGACGGCAGCGGTTTACCCGTCTCTAACGGCAAACAGATTCCTTTCGGGAGCGTGCTGCCCACCGATTACGGCGGGGTAAGGAACAATTTCACCTACAAAAGCTGGAGCCTGGATTTCCTGGTTGATTACAACTATGGGAACAAGATCCTCTCCGCAACGCAATACTACACGATCTACCGCGGGCTGAACAAAATGACACTCGCAGGACGCGAAACCGGGATCACCACCGGGGTTACCTCCGGCGGGTCTTCGAATACCGTCACCGCAACCGCACAGGATTATTACCAGCGGCTGGCGAGCATCTCCAGGGTGGACGTCCTTAACGGCGACTTTATCAAGCTGCGCCAGGTAACCGTCGGCTATACGTTGTCGCGGAAGGTGCTGGGCAATATTCCGCTGTTCAGCCAGATCCAGTTGTCGCTGGTCGGTCGCAACCTGTGGACCATCATGAAGCACTCGGACAATATCGATCCCGAATCCAACTTCGCCACCAGCGTCAGGTACGCCGGTATCGAAGGCACCAGCCTTCCCGCGACGAGGACTTTTGGTTTCAATATCAACTGTAGGTTCAAATAA
- a CDS encoding SusD/RagB family nutrient-binding outer membrane lipoprotein gives MKARINILLIALLAVSCTKNFNTLNTDPTQASSAQFDANLLLPTAEINYFSATQGYNGAILFESMWAQTFASAAYPSYYSNGDKYVASGNLLDYDQRLWNTGYTSASDCYQIQTLTKGDATKVNLRGIALILELLNIQVITDTYGDVPFSQALQASSGVNLPVYDSQQSIYTSMLAKLDSVLGTLDASQPAPTNDAFSYAGSVTQWKKFGYTLMLRMAMRLTKADATTAQKYAEMAYAGGTLASNADNAYMNFDHADGYSNNNSSAYQVPEDFNEVKWGKVLIDYLKTTADPRLSVIAEVPQAGLKNAANESLAGDNTAANQQGMPNGYDQNGGSTDISTATGYPGSSGTGSDVNPTGKYSRPAIGVYLALNTPGFVLTYAQSELLLAEAGVRGWNVGSASTHYANALAAALQTYGTFNGTTPISAATATAYATANPLSATSATALTQINMQYWILEGTLFDFYETWINWRRSGVPTLTPVNYTGNFSNGTIPRRQEYPTTEAATNPNNYKTAVTNLTGGDVFTSRVWWDK, from the coding sequence ATGAAAGCACGTATCAATATATTGCTCATCGCGCTGCTCGCAGTGAGTTGCACGAAGAACTTCAATACGCTTAACACGGACCCCACCCAGGCCAGTTCGGCTCAGTTCGACGCCAACCTGCTCCTGCCGACCGCTGAAATCAATTATTTCAGTGCCACCCAGGGCTACAACGGGGCCATCCTTTTCGAGAGCATGTGGGCCCAGACGTTCGCTTCTGCGGCGTATCCCAGCTATTACAGCAATGGGGACAAGTATGTGGCCTCGGGTAACCTGCTCGACTATGACCAGCGGCTTTGGAATACCGGCTACACCTCGGCCAGCGATTGTTACCAGATACAAACCCTGACAAAGGGAGACGCCACCAAGGTAAACCTGAGGGGTATCGCCCTTATTCTCGAACTCCTGAACATTCAGGTGATTACGGACACGTACGGGGATGTGCCCTTTTCGCAGGCCCTGCAAGCCAGTTCCGGGGTCAACCTGCCGGTATACGACAGCCAGCAGTCGATCTATACCTCCATGCTGGCCAAGCTGGATTCGGTATTGGGTACCCTGGACGCCTCCCAACCCGCACCCACCAACGACGCCTTCTCCTATGCGGGGAGTGTGACCCAGTGGAAGAAGTTTGGGTATACGCTGATGTTGCGGATGGCTATGCGGCTGACCAAGGCGGACGCCACCACGGCCCAAAAGTATGCGGAAATGGCCTACGCGGGAGGAACGCTGGCGAGCAATGCCGACAACGCCTATATGAACTTCGACCACGCCGACGGCTATTCAAACAACAATTCCAGTGCCTACCAGGTGCCCGAAGACTTCAACGAGGTAAAATGGGGTAAAGTGCTGATCGACTACCTGAAGACGACGGCCGATCCCCGTCTTAGCGTCATCGCGGAAGTCCCGCAGGCCGGTCTGAAGAACGCCGCCAACGAAAGCCTGGCCGGCGACAATACCGCAGCCAACCAACAGGGGATGCCCAATGGGTACGACCAGAACGGTGGTTCGACCGATATAAGCACGGCAACGGGTTATCCGGGTTCTTCCGGTACCGGCAGCGACGTCAACCCGACCGGGAAGTATTCCCGTCCGGCTATCGGCGTGTATCTCGCGCTCAATACCCCCGGTTTTGTCCTGACCTACGCTCAATCCGAACTGTTGCTGGCAGAAGCAGGTGTCCGGGGCTGGAATGTGGGCAGCGCTTCGACCCACTACGCCAATGCGCTGGCGGCCGCGCTCCAAACGTATGGTACATTTAACGGAACGACGCCGATCAGCGCCGCTACCGCCACCGCGTATGCCACCGCCAATCCGCTCAGCGCGACATCCGCAACCGCCCTTACCCAGATCAACATGCAGTACTGGATATTGGAAGGCACGCTGTTTGATTTTTACGAAACCTGGATCAATTGGAGGCGGAGCGGTGTACCCACCTTGACGCCAGTCAACTATACCGGTAACTTTTCGAACGGCACCATCCCAAGAAGACAAGAATATCCGACGACGGAGGCCGCTACCAATCCAAATAATTACAAAACAGCCGTTACCAACCTGACAGGCGGGGATGTATTTACCAGCCGCGTATGGTGGGATAAATAG
- a CDS encoding FecR family protein yields MRRSTTASSLHDLLEKYRTNTCTRAEMEELFQTVRHQDKRELFRELRKQWEQAGEGTPSQDLDRRFRLLMDRLREPGSATGVQEVLPRWKRIRNRRRQQAAAVCLFLLLGGAAIILKRPTAKKPVEAAVKHNDVKPGGNKARLTLADGSSIILDSAGNGTLSQQGTSRVIKLTNGRLAYRLSRGGVDTAPVFNTISTPRGGQYELELPDGTKVWLDAGSSLRFPTAFPGNSRAVQLTGEAYFEVAPHPHQPFVISVFSRVPGQGDTLQNIKVLGTAFNVMAYADEPLLKTTLVDGAVRIDNHLLKPGEQAQWGHASGVQVVTDADVEAAVAWKNGYFNFNKADIQTVMRQLSRWYDVEVSFRGDAMSDKIFFGGIQRNLPLSSVFSILERSGVKFTIDGRKVVVDL; encoded by the coding sequence ATGAGAAGATCTACAACGGCTTCTTCACTGCATGATTTGCTGGAGAAGTACCGAACAAATACCTGTACCCGGGCCGAAATGGAAGAACTGTTCCAGACGGTCCGGCACCAGGACAAACGGGAACTTTTCCGGGAACTCCGCAAGCAGTGGGAGCAAGCGGGTGAAGGTACACCCAGCCAGGACCTGGACCGCCGGTTCAGGCTGCTCATGGATCGTTTGCGCGAGCCGGGATCAGCCACGGGGGTGCAGGAGGTGTTGCCGCGATGGAAAAGGATAAGGAACCGCAGGCGCCAGCAGGCCGCTGCTGTTTGTTTGTTCTTGCTGCTCGGAGGAGCGGCCATTATCCTAAAACGGCCCACCGCGAAAAAGCCTGTCGAGGCAGCAGTCAAACACAATGACGTTAAGCCCGGGGGCAACAAAGCACGGTTGACGCTGGCCGACGGCTCTTCGATTATATTGGACAGCGCCGGTAATGGCACACTGTCCCAACAAGGCACATCCCGTGTCATCAAACTGACCAACGGCCGGCTTGCCTACCGGTTGTCCCGCGGGGGCGTTGATACTGCCCCGGTTTTCAATACTATTTCAACACCCAGGGGTGGACAATACGAGCTGGAATTGCCGGATGGCACAAAGGTCTGGCTGGACGCCGGTTCGTCGCTCCGTTTCCCCACCGCATTCCCGGGGAACAGCCGGGCTGTGCAACTGACCGGGGAAGCCTACTTCGAGGTTGCCCCTCATCCGCACCAACCCTTTGTCATTAGCGTTTTCTCCCGTGTTCCGGGTCAGGGTGATACGCTTCAGAATATCAAGGTACTGGGAACGGCGTTCAATGTCATGGCTTATGCCGATGAGCCCTTGTTGAAGACAACGCTGGTGGACGGCGCGGTGCGCATCGACAATCACCTGTTAAAGCCCGGCGAGCAGGCACAATGGGGCCATGCAAGTGGCGTACAAGTGGTCACGGACGCGGACGTGGAAGCCGCCGTCGCCTGGAAGAACGGCTATTTCAACTTTAATAAAGCCGACATACAAACCGTCATGCGGCAACTGTCCCGTTGGTACGACGTGGAGGTCAGCTTCAGGGGCGATGCCATGAGCGATAAGATTTTCTTTGGCGGGATACAAAGGAACCTGCCCCTTTCCTCCGTATTCAGCATTCTGGAGCGGAGCGGCGTCAAGTTCACCATCGACGGCCGGAAGGTCGTCGTCGATTTATAA
- a CDS encoding RNA polymerase sigma-70 factor: MSAEKIYSDRRLVEQISKGDENAFQQLFDRYNDRLLHYIYGIVKSKEISEEIVMDVFMKIWLGKDIVDRIKNFDAFLFRVAYNKSIDFLRGVSRDLKFRDMVWEEVQIASGSKADDQLLTREYENKLREAIGLLPPQRRLVYQLSREKGFSHLDIARQLQLSKHTVSNHVVESQRFIRAYLTHHLDITVLLAICAAESL, translated from the coding sequence ATGTCTGCTGAAAAGATCTATAGTGACCGCCGGCTGGTCGAGCAAATCTCGAAAGGCGATGAAAATGCGTTCCAGCAATTGTTCGATCGTTATAATGACCGGCTTCTACATTATATATATGGTATCGTTAAGTCGAAAGAGATCTCCGAGGAGATCGTCATGGACGTATTCATGAAGATCTGGCTGGGAAAAGACATCGTGGACCGGATCAAGAACTTCGATGCCTTTCTCTTCCGGGTGGCGTATAACAAGTCCATCGATTTTTTGCGCGGGGTCTCCCGGGATCTCAAGTTCAGGGATATGGTGTGGGAGGAAGTGCAGATCGCCAGCGGTTCAAAGGCAGACGACCAACTGCTGACCAGGGAATACGAGAATAAACTGCGGGAAGCCATCGGGCTCCTCCCGCCCCAGCGCCGGCTGGTGTATCAATTGAGCCGGGAAAAGGGGTTTTCCCACCTGGACATTGCCCGGCAACTCCAGCTTTCCAAGCACACGGTAAGTAATCATGTTGTTGAATCTCAAAGATTTATAAGGGCCTATCTGACCCATCACCTGGACATTACCGTCCTTCTTGCCATTTGCGCAGCGGAAAGCCTCTAA
- a CDS encoding VCBS repeat-containing protein, whose product MDSLVASAMMKRTIYLWLLITVHARAQAPLFQLLPPKETGIHFSNDIKETEDLNVLSYEYFYNGGGVAVGDINNDGLPDLFFTANSKPCKLFLNLGGMKFKDITREAGVEGRPGGWKTGVTMADVNGDGLLDIYICYSGKDSSKRGNQLFINQGNLHFTEQAAAYGLNDSGYCTQAAFFDYNHDGYLDLFLLRHSVKKIDNMELATHRGEIDPLAGDKLYENRGGHFVDVSQKAGLRQSPLTYGLGIAIADVNMDGWPDVYVTNDYNEPDYLYLNNHDGTFTDAAASSFRHLAQFSMGVDVADINNDALPDVLNLDMLPEDNRRQKLLQLQENYESFQLMINQGLQPQYMRNMLQLNNGDGTFSEIGQLAGIAATDWSWCPLIADFDNDGFKDIFITNGYLRDYTNKDFLRYWGDYKIRKAIDREPEKLMDLIQAMPSSTLKKYIFRNNGDLTFTNMQGPWGITQAAVSSGAVYADLDGDGDLDLVVNNVNNDAFVYKNLASEQGRGHWLGVRLNGTGGNTAAIGAKVFAYAGGTVQYVEVNPARGYLGCVPAEAHFGFGKVTTADSVVIVWPDGNRQTLTQVALDRSLSLKEEPPAVAVATATPVPAKGKPVFTAVPAPIDYTQSGFGDNDFKRQLLMLFMYSRTGPVLAKADVNKDGLEDLFISGGKDRPGMLYLQQPGGKFKAGQPISYEDSSTVSAAAFFDANGDGWPDLYVGMGGYSLWDPHTPALQDVLWLNDGKGGFYSADGALPDLSACSKSCVRPCDYDGDGDMDLFVGGRVIPGQYPLCPTSYLLTNDGKGHFTVTPTPFDHVGMVTDAQWIDLDGDGRKDLILCGEFMPVMVFMNTPSGFVDKTADYFGKPQPGFWNTLTLADVDGDGKPDLIAGNLGLNSCIKISPQEPAELYYADFDHNGSIDPFFNFYIQGVSYPFVSRDELNEQIYPMRKKFASYKDYSNATMKDIFSPEELAKAGKWTATENRTLCWLNKGDHFTPVALPVQAQFAPVTRIIQGDFNGDGHTDLLLLGNHSDNRLKLGSIDANYGILLEGDGRGGFRYVPQPASGLSVKGDVKSAEQMMIGGKNLLLIGIADGALQFYTIL is encoded by the coding sequence ATGGATAGCCTTGTCGCCTCTGCTATGATGAAACGAACGATCTATTTATGGCTGCTGATTACCGTCCACGCCAGGGCGCAGGCACCTTTATTCCAACTGCTCCCGCCCAAAGAAACCGGCATTCATTTCAGCAACGACATCAAGGAAACCGAAGACCTGAATGTGTTGTCTTACGAGTACTTCTATAATGGAGGCGGGGTAGCCGTAGGTGACATCAACAACGACGGGCTGCCGGACCTGTTTTTTACGGCCAACAGCAAACCCTGCAAGCTGTTCCTCAACCTGGGCGGGATGAAATTCAAGGACATCACCCGCGAAGCGGGCGTGGAGGGCCGGCCGGGCGGTTGGAAAACGGGTGTGACCATGGCGGACGTCAACGGAGACGGGTTGCTGGACATCTATATATGTTATTCGGGTAAAGATTCGAGCAAAAGGGGCAACCAGCTTTTCATCAACCAGGGTAACCTTCATTTTACCGAACAGGCCGCGGCCTATGGGTTGAATGATTCGGGGTACTGCACCCAGGCGGCTTTTTTTGACTATAACCACGACGGCTACCTTGACCTCTTCCTGTTGCGGCATAGCGTAAAGAAGATCGACAATATGGAGCTGGCCACCCACCGGGGCGAAATCGATCCGCTCGCGGGGGACAAGCTGTATGAGAACAGGGGTGGACATTTTGTGGACGTGTCGCAAAAGGCCGGTTTGCGTCAAAGCCCGCTCACGTATGGCCTGGGGATCGCAATCGCCGACGTCAATATGGACGGATGGCCGGATGTCTATGTCACCAACGATTACAATGAACCCGACTATCTCTACCTGAACAACCACGACGGTACCTTCACCGATGCCGCGGCTTCTTCCTTCCGCCACCTGGCGCAGTTTTCGATGGGCGTGGACGTGGCCGACATCAATAACGATGCCCTTCCGGACGTGCTCAACCTCGACATGTTGCCGGAAGATAACCGGCGGCAGAAACTTTTACAGCTGCAAGAGAACTACGAGTCCTTTCAACTGATGATCAACCAGGGGCTGCAACCGCAATATATGCGGAACATGCTGCAACTCAACAACGGCGACGGCACCTTTAGCGAAATCGGTCAACTCGCCGGGATCGCGGCCACCGACTGGAGCTGGTGTCCCCTGATCGCGGATTTCGACAACGACGGCTTCAAGGATATTTTTATCACCAACGGGTATCTGCGGGACTATACCAATAAGGACTTTCTCCGGTACTGGGGGGACTACAAGATCCGGAAGGCGATCGACCGGGAGCCGGAAAAGCTGATGGACCTTATACAAGCCATGCCCTCCTCGACCCTGAAGAAATACATTTTCCGGAACAACGGCGACCTCACCTTTACGAATATGCAAGGACCCTGGGGGATCACCCAGGCCGCGGTATCTTCGGGCGCGGTGTATGCCGACCTCGACGGCGACGGCGACCTGGACCTCGTTGTCAATAATGTGAACAACGACGCGTTCGTGTATAAGAACCTGGCCAGCGAGCAGGGGCGCGGTCACTGGCTGGGGGTGCGGCTGAACGGGACGGGTGGGAATACCGCCGCGATCGGCGCCAAGGTCTTCGCCTATGCAGGTGGCACGGTACAATATGTCGAAGTGAATCCCGCGCGGGGCTATCTGGGTTGTGTGCCTGCGGAGGCGCATTTCGGATTTGGGAAGGTGACGACTGCCGATTCCGTGGTCATCGTCTGGCCGGATGGGAACCGGCAGACGTTGACGCAGGTGGCGTTGGACCGGAGCCTCAGCCTTAAGGAGGAGCCGCCAGCGGTTGCAGTCGCCACGGCAACGCCGGTCCCGGCAAAGGGGAAGCCCGTGTTTACTGCCGTCCCCGCGCCGATCGACTATACCCAATCAGGTTTCGGCGACAACGACTTCAAGCGACAGCTCCTGATGCTGTTCATGTACTCCCGCACGGGCCCCGTGCTCGCCAAAGCGGATGTCAATAAGGATGGACTGGAAGACCTTTTTATCAGCGGGGGCAAAGACCGCCCCGGCATGCTCTACCTGCAACAACCGGGCGGAAAGTTCAAGGCCGGACAGCCCATCTCGTATGAGGATTCTTCCACCGTGTCCGCGGCGGCATTTTTCGACGCCAACGGCGATGGGTGGCCGGATCTGTATGTTGGTATGGGCGGCTATTCTCTTTGGGACCCCCACACACCCGCTCTCCAGGACGTGTTATGGCTGAACGACGGCAAGGGTGGTTTTTATAGCGCGGACGGCGCTTTGCCCGACCTTAGTGCCTGTAGCAAGTCCTGCGTCCGTCCCTGCGACTATGACGGGGATGGGGATATGGACCTCTTTGTCGGTGGCCGGGTTATTCCCGGGCAATACCCGTTGTGTCCCACCAGTTACCTGCTGACCAACGACGGCAAGGGCCATTTTACCGTGACCCCAACCCCGTTCGATCACGTCGGCATGGTCACCGACGCGCAATGGATCGATCTGGACGGAGACGGACGAAAGGACCTGATCCTCTGTGGCGAATTCATGCCGGTCATGGTTTTTATGAATACACCCTCCGGGTTTGTCGACAAAACGGCCGATTACTTCGGGAAACCGCAGCCCGGGTTTTGGAACACCCTCACCTTAGCCGATGTCGATGGGGACGGCAAACCCGACCTCATCGCGGGCAACCTCGGTCTGAACAGCTGTATCAAGATCTCCCCCCAGGAACCGGCCGAGTTATATTATGCAGACTTCGACCACAACGGATCGATCGATCCTTTTTTCAATTTCTATATCCAGGGTGTCAGTTACCCTTTCGTCAGCCGGGATGAACTCAATGAACAGATCTATCCCATGCGCAAAAAGTTTGCGTCCTATAAAGACTATTCCAACGCCACAATGAAGGATATTTTCAGCCCCGAAGAACTTGCCAAGGCTGGAAAATGGACGGCGACCGAGAACCGGACCCTATGCTGGCTGAACAAGGGGGATCATTTTACGCCGGTGGCATTACCGGTCCAGGCACAGTTCGCACCGGTCACCCGGATCATCCAGGGAGACTTCAACGGCGACGGGCACACCGACCTCTTGCTGCTGGGCAATCATTCCGACAACCGTCTGAAATTGGGCAGCATCGATGCCAACTACGGTATCCTGCTGGAAGGCGACGGCCGGGGCGGTTTCCGGTATGTGCCACAGCCCGCCTCGGGGCTTTCGGTCAAGGGAGATGTAAAGTCGGCGGAGCAGATGATGATCGGCGGGAAGAACCTGCTGCTGATCGGGATCGCCGACGGTGCGTTACAATTTTATACGATATTATGA